A window of the Trichoderma asperellum chromosome 4, complete sequence genome harbors these coding sequences:
- a CDS encoding uncharacterized protein (EggNog:ENOG41): protein MAFYQSEPSRQAETADEYGRREDCFRNHRQHPFTFQSHLSDLQSTKVATERDGLVSQPGLKAGVLPDPQIAEHVLDQHQRHQKNAERLLHDSPPRFPLPAANSYIKELLIPVDDLDLGSYLQNDLHDYLRPIWAKRYGNPFKQWLPLARTRVERDESLEFPPVLDRLLAQIHREIDTDKLIISDIAADLVRKANESITTSEYQDLVKRRTALEPCQYSYVEPILPPLSPISDDATPFIPDGNVTVIDLVSDPSSPTRAAIEDSEPIVSSTFMTSSPSGELPQLFQASNAVIEDKVDLPVVLSSSYSPNRENILTNICLPLIDLEEDASDLLQERGYFEDAFMTLLDDRQHYANNLVSQERLDPPDSTSRIPVPLLDFDIPPPTWMAQRSTAETHFVFLRKTVPRIFNLVPSPRDLQLELDVSYLVIPPNQGRSIMRYEHDISNETATKYLSQNLTSHLSSFDFVTIKPELEVLCIAEDKEIEEVYMSDEAYLPDNMIDKTPPVIVVEQHESPNRVKSLQESKSVYFQNLDSPELSRSIRRKADDSMRLLPKCYDTSATSILLHNFMELRGIKRPRIETTASEACQPADNLPSESMNEAYSTDTAKHMPTTTPEAMAPAIFPKFEVPSAMVYFIVSVDLPRPILRRLEHTWSPESLVDIDYSEHNAIPRPSGSAQCEETTLGLSFEADISLSPLIGIIITNILKVRQRPLPGSQAQTTLRERVQKVSQKYETLLVLVSESHPSGEFSGAFAPSDITAYADFVSFTVALDGDISVQLVPGAEQTMASWVSAFVSQNSYKSHDMKRLLSPEETPWEIFLRRAGMNVFAAKILSKTLFEQAGASGLAAFLMMPVEERVARFAPLLGGEKVLRLTAKALDRRWGQ from the exons ATGGCGTTCTACCAAAGCGAGCCCAGTCGACAGGCAGAGACAGCAGACGAATACGGTCGGCGCGAGGATTGCTTCAGAAACCACAGACAACATCCATTTACTTTTCAATCTCATCTATCAGATCTCCAAAGCACAAAAGTGGCCACAGAAAGAGACGGATTGGTCTCCCAGCCGGGACTAAAGGCGGGAGTACTCCCGGATCCGCAGATAGCTGAACATGTGCTTGACCAgcatcaacgccatcaaAAGAACGCCGAGAGGCTGCTTCATGATTCGCCACCAAGATTTCCGCTACCAGCTGCTAACTCTTATATCAAAGAACTTCTTATTCCCGTGGACGATTTAGATTTGGGCTCTTACCTCCAGAACGATCTTCACGATTATTTACGCCCAATTTGGGCAAAAAGATATGGCAACCCTTTCAAACAGTGGCTTCCGTTGGCTAGGACGAGGGTTGAGAGAGATGAAAGTTTAGAATTCCCGCCTGTGCTGGATAGATTATTGGCCCAAATACACCGAGAAATTGATACCGACAAACTAATAATATCAGATATTGCTGCGGATCTGGTGCGAAAAGCTAACGAATCTATCACGACGTCCGAGTATCAAGACTTAGTCAAACGACGAACAGCACTTGAGCCT TGCCAATATAGCTACGTTGAACCTATCTTGCCCCCTCTTTCTCCAATATCCGATGATGCTACCCCTTTCATTCCTGATGGAAATGTGACAGTTATCGATCTTGTATCTGACCCGAGTAGTCCCACTCGAGCCGCAATTGAGGATTCAGAACCTATTGTCTCGTCCACTTTTATGACTTCATCGCCTAGTGGAGAGCTGCCTCAGCTCTTCCAAGCAAGCAACGCTGTTATTGAAGACAAGGTAGACTTACCTGTTGTCTTGTCTAGCTCGTATTCTCCAAACAGAGAGAATATCCTTACCAATATCTGCCTACCTCTTATAGACCTTGAAGAAGATGCTTCTGATTTGCTCCAGGAAAGAGGGTATTTCGAAGATGCCTTCATGACACTGCTTGACGATCGGCAGCATTATGCCAATAATTTGGTGAGCCAAGAGCGCTTAGATCCACCAGATTCTACATCGCGTATTCCTGTCCCTCTGCTTGACTTTGATATCCCGCCCCCTACATGGATGGCTCAACGCTCTACTGCGGAGACACACTTTGTGTTCTTGAGAAAAACTGTACCGAGAATTTTCAATCTTGTGCCTTCTCCACGAGATCTGCAACTAGAGCTTGACGTCTCGTATTTGGTCATTCCACCAAATCAAGGGAGATCAATAATGAGATATGAACACGACATCTCAAACGAAACAGCAACAAAATACCTATCTCAAAATCTGACGTCGCATTTAAGCAGCTTTGATTTCGTTACTATAAAACCTGAGCTAGAGGTTCTTTGCATTGCTGAAGACAAAGAAATTGAAGAAGTCTACATGTCAGATGAAGCATATTTACCGGATAATATGATAGATAAAACCCCGCCTGTTATTGTTGTGGAGCAACATGAGAGCCCAAATCGTGTGAAATCACTACAGGAAAGCAAGTCGGTCTACTTTCAAAATCTGGACAGCCCTGAGCTTAGCCGCTCGATTCGTAGGAAAGCCGATGACTCCATGAGACTTTTACCGAAATGCTACGATACAAGCGCTACAAGTATACTTCTCCATAACTTCATGGAGTTGAGAGGCATAAAAAGACCCCGAATTGAGACAACAGCTTCGGAAGCATGTCAACCCGCAGACAATTTACCATCTGAATCTATGAATGAAGCATATTCAACAGATACCGCTAAACATATGCCTACTACAACACCTGAAGCGATGGCCCCGGCGATATTTCCTAAATTCGAGGTACCCTCTGCGATGGTCTACTTTATTGTTTCAGTTGACCTCCCAAGGCCAATATTAAGGCGATTAGAGCATACATGGTCTCCAGAAAGTTTGGTTGATATTGACTATTCGGAGCATAATGCTATACCACGACCATCAGGCTCTGCTCAATGTGAAGAGACCACCTTGGGATTAAGTTTCGAGGCTGATATATCTTTGTCGCCTCTTATAGGAATCATCATCACAAATATCCTTAAAGTGCGACAGCGACCTCTTCCTGGCTCTCAGGCTCAAACCACGTTGCGAGAGCGTGTGCAGAAAGTCAGTCAGAAATACGAGACTCTATTAGTTCTTGTGTCGGAATCACATCCCAGCGGAGAATTTTCGGGGGCGTTTGCTCCGTCTGATATCACAGCTTATGCCGACTTTGTGAGTTTTACTGTTGCACTAGATGGAGATATAAGCGTGCAGCTTGTCCCAGGAGCGGAACAAACGATGGCCTCGTGGGTTTCCGCCTTCGTATCTCAAAACTCTTACAAATCTCACGATATGAAAAGGCTTTTGTCCCCTGAAGAAACACCATGGGAGATATTTCTGAGGCGTGCCGGTATGAACGTTTTCGCTGCCAAGATATTGTCCAAAACACTCTTTGAACAAGCTGGAGCTTCTGGATTAGCTGCATTTTTGATGATGCCTGTGGAAGAGCGGGTGGCTAGATTCGCACCATTGCTTGGCGGAGAGAAGGTTTTGCGCCTAACAGCCAAAGCGCTGGATCGGAGATGGGGGCAGTAA